In a single window of the Elaeis guineensis isolate ETL-2024a chromosome 8, EG11, whole genome shotgun sequence genome:
- the LOC105050277 gene encoding pathogenesis-related thaumatin-like protein 3.5, giving the protein MIGDGGLQLEPGRSAHVHAPAGWSGRMWPRRDCSFDSSGRGFCLTGDCGGLLQCAGAGGSPPVTLAEFTLDSPIDYYDVSLVDGYNAPVSVVPMGGAGSCRPVTCESDLNRSCPGPLRVERGGEVVACKSACMAFGTPAYCCTGEFASPEACRPTAYSRVFKKACPTAYSYAYDDPTSIFMCRGADYLITFC; this is encoded by the coding sequence ATGATCGGCGACGGCGGCCTGCAGCTGGAACCGGGCCGGTCGGCCCACGTCCACGCCCCGGCCGGCTGGTCCGGCCGCATGTGGCCCCGTCGCGACTGCTCTTTCGACAGCTCCGGCCGTGGCTTCTGCCTCACCGGCGACTGCGGCGGACTCCTCCAATGCGCCGGCGCCGGCGGATCCCCGCCGGTCACCCTCGCGGAGTTCACCCTCGATAGTCCTATTGATTATTACGACGTCAGCCTCGTCGATGGCTACAACGCCCCCGTGTCTGTGGTCCCCATGGGCGGGGCCGGCTCGTGCCGGCCCGTGACGTGCGAGTCGGACCTGAACCGGAGCTGCCCCGGGCCGCTGCGGGTGGAGCGGGGGGGGGAGGTGGTGGCGTGCAAGAGCGCGTGCATGGCGTTCGGTACGCCCGCGTACTGCTGCACGGGGGAGTTCGCGAGCCCAGAGGCGTGCAGACCGACGGCGTACTCGCGGGTGTTCAAGAAGGCGTGCCCCACGGCGTACAGCTACGCGTATGACGACCCCACCAGCATCTTCATGTGCCGGGGGGCCGATTACCTCATAACATTTTGTTGA
- the LOC105050228 gene encoding uncharacterized protein yields MERSQMSDGAGSVVAIECVGGSSKAEEWGGDVPQTGDVVEEIAIGGSPAVRAPFKGGRGGVQKLLHSAFKRRETSIAVRVRRGQEEAVELQACIVPHEAAGRRQYVLRSIHDPNYAVGFVDRSENECIALQGSRNSRVVCALNNAQLQDGYVPYPWEKKLSESLPMSNTSCFLSMLILPKALDPAASRYDSIEETLARANAWFNSSQASGVPIVFMNVQTEALLTKISGETASSTVNTGSLSDLSHLANASLYGFEDYHGVDIGVVKAVRLWYTPTAGEMPVEIRLREGDTKLGFAISRTDEGFIYISSVIDDENDNTVASTRSGIRYLYREATKASKLLVISRVANEKVLPWMVSSLGAVRCFDTVSLSQKLSLHRHALRPIVIHVLMWERPSSSAVARYKFTTRSSVPPPRPPPPVAELSESLAFGDASEMRLERDTAGSMSFRFHDFSLPSNWV; encoded by the exons ATGGAGCGATCACAGATGTCGGATGGGGCGGGGTCCGTGGTCGCGATCGAGTGCGTGGGGGGGAGCTCGAAGGCGGAGGAGTGGGGCGGGGACGTGCCGCAGACGGGGGATGTGGTGGAGGAGATCGCGATCGGGGGATCGCCGGCGGTGCGCGCGCCGTTCAAGGGCGGGAGAGGTGGGGTCCAGAAGCTCCTCCACTCCGCGTTCAAGCGCCGGGAGACCTCGATCGCCGTCCGGGTCCGCCGGGGCCAAGAGGAGGCCGTGGAGCTGCAGGCCTGCATCGTCCCCCACGAGGCCGCCGGCCGGCGCCAGTACGTGCTCCGatccatccacgaccccaactaCGCCGTCGGATTCGTGGATCGCTCCGAGAACGAGTGCATCGCGTTGCAAG GTTCAAGGAACTCGAGGGTGGTCTGTGCATTAAACAACGCTCAGCTCCAGGATGGATATGTACCGTATCCTTGGGAGAAAAAGCTGAGCGAATCACTTCCCATGTCGAACACGAGCTGCTTCCTCTCCATGCTCATCCTTCCCAAGGCACTGGATCCAGCTGCCTCTCGTTACGACTCCATTGAGGAAACCTTGGCCCGAGCAAACGCTTGGTTCAATTCCTCTCAGGCCTCAGGAGTCCCGATTGTGTTCATGAACGTCCAGACAGAGGCTCTACTTACCAAG ATATCCGGAGAGACAGCATCATCAACCGTGAATACAGGATCGCTGTCCGACCTTTCACATCTTGCGAATGCTAGCCTTTACGGGTTCGAGGACTACCACGGGGTGGATATCGGGGTGGTGAAGGCAGTTCGGCTTTGGTACACCCCAACTGCTGGAGAAATGCCAGTAGAGATTAGACTTCGAGAAGGTGACACCAAGCTGGGTTTTGCCATCAGTCGCACTGACGAG GGTTTTATCTACATATCTTCTGTAATTGACGACGAAAACGACAATACCGTGGCTTCAACACGATCAGGGATCAGATATCTGTACAGAGAGGCAACAAAAGCATCGAAGCTTTTGGTGATCTCAAGGGTAGCCAATGAGAAAGTTCTCCCTTGGATGGTGTCTTCCTTGGGAGCCGTCCGGTGTTTTGACACCGTCTCGCTCAGCCAGAAACTCTCACTTCATCGCCATGCATTGCGGCCCATCGTAATCCATGTGCTTATGTGGGAACGACCTTCCAGCAGCGCAGTTGCTCGGTATAAGTTTACAACACGATCTTCCGTGCCACCGCCACGGCCGCCGCCACCAGTAGCTGAACTTTCAGAGAGCCTAGCTTTTGGTGATGCATCAGAGATGAGGCTAGAGAGGGACACTGCAGGGAGCATGTCGTTCAGATTTCATGATTTCTCCCTGCCAAGCAACTGGGTGTGA
- the LOC105050229 gene encoding uncharacterized protein produces MPEARDWVVRGAGVGTRELAGGFFIQRGMSPIPAARSGRVPSRRVADGEENIPSWAVTRSRKSPLPVWHPRTPLRDITVIVSALGRRRIHLRAPQVQQRDHDREATPEPTLPTNPLPLEPSISEPTPQEPNASEDTPVNEFLPSDPSEPSTSAVTSFTPPQTEHPLSTSSSSSPTPVEHPPLTVSITTNLASNDLNPTEYETNPSSSSEHPLQSSSSSGSLFPAGHPPQTVCVSTNLAPDVSKPSGYEKQQTRPIEHPSQTSPSPGSLSSDEHPLQTVCVSIDHAHLDSKQTEYEKKLLSSIDEIERVVMKNLKRTPKVPARKVTRKSTLMSLR; encoded by the exons ATGCCGGAGGCAAGGGACTGGGTGGTGCGGGGAGCAGGGGTGGGGACGAGGGAGCTCGCCGGTGGCTTCTTCATCCAGAGGGGAATGTCACCGATACCGGCGGCGAGGTCGGGACGGGTCCCCAGCCGCAGGGTGGCGGACGGCGAGGAGAACATCCCGTCGTGGGCCGTGACGCGGAGTAGGAAGAGCCCGCTGCCGGTGTGGCATCCTCGGACGCCTCTTCGGGACATCACCGTCATCGTTAGC gCCCTGGGGAGGAGAAGAATCCATTTGCGAGCACCTCAGGTTCAACAGAGGGACCACGACCGTGAAGCTACTCCAGAACCCACACTTCCCACAAATCCCTTGCCGCTGGAACCAAGCATTTCTGAACCGACTCCACAGGAACCGAATGCTTCTGAAGACACTCCGGTCAACGAATTCCTCCCATCTGATCCTTCTGAACCCTCAACTTCCGCGGTCACGAGTTTTACCCCTCCTCAAACTGAGCATCCACTGTCGACATCTTCCTCCAGTTCCCCTACTCCAGTTGAGCACCCTCCTCTGACCGTATCTATTACTACCAATCTTGCATCCAATGATTTGAACCCTACTGAGTATGAGACGAACCCATCGAGCTCAAGTGAGCATCCACTGCAGAGCTCTTCTTCTTCCGGTTCCCTTTTTCCAGCAGGCCACCCACCGCAGACCGTATGTGTATCCACCAATCTGGCACCCGATGTTTCGAAGCCTAGTGGGTATGAGAAGCAGCAGACAAGGCCAATTGAGCATCCATCGCAGACGTCTCCCTCTCCCGGTTCCCTTTCCTCAGATGAGCATCCATTGCAGACTGTATGTGTCTCTATCGATCATGCACACCTAGATTCAAAACAAACTGAATACGAGAAGAAGCTGTTGAGCTCCATTGATGAGATCGAAAGGGTCGTGATGAAAAATCTGAAGAGGACTCCGAAGGTGCCAGCCAGGAAGGTGACACGCAAGAGCACTCTTATGTCACTGCgataa